Proteins encoded by one window of Aspergillus puulaauensis MK2 DNA, chromosome 4, nearly complete sequence:
- a CDS encoding cell differentiation and development protein Fsr1 (COG:D;~EggNog:ENOG410PJ75;~InterPro:IPR013258,IPR036322,IPR015943,IPR019775, IPR001680,IPR017986;~PFAM:PF00400,PF08232;~go_function: GO:0005515 - protein binding [Evidence IEA]): MAWQSPSAMSGGGGFVGPGGDANGGLQGTEYTLQGVMRFLQTEWHRHERDRNAWEIERAEMKSRIGKLEGDVRTSKRMHESLGKHVRLLEAALKKEREKVKKLTNNEAVEDLRDPKEIARESINSLKSQRPKLEGDSGDLDPNAENQHEYRQENERDKSRLYLSKCSQEIAYHVIPSAHPPPDLGELELSNHVYGNQQLSQQSIEEVYLQQQRQKQQANNLMAREAPMQNHQPLVRQYPENMGLSRAPSQYSLPATSRDVVDRRVMEQQPIQMTAMDDSKQTLENSVREHAGPERQYDGYGPQVLAEDASRPQQTDEADNSGDADGWNFDEPTDQVAPPESLPPQRPDVDAFPNANFVRQKSPARTGSLSHRRKSSGARRKSEGSVDLGTAAGPKQDSNFKVRFALRGHLDVVRSVIFTGGGSPSEPEICTCSDDGTIKRWIIPASYGAFGHAANASSDLDITSYFTHRGHVGAVTSLAACSPSQNFSNGGRTIGDGWVFSGGQDASVRVWERGRIDPKATLDGHSNAVWGLCVLPGTAGSIFGDSSSHYGGPDRVILASGSSDGKIVIWAVSAPPQSSSPQAGNRRAGGSRRANSISSGSNFPSSPQPSTATTTPFHYTMVRQIVRTESPSPTCISPLSLAGINFVVSYTDASILVYDTRTGEEIVGMASLETYDGTPSTGVNSVVATTVGFDGSAGLDPSRTLADEEVVHGATGSSAVEGVVISGYEDRYIRFFDANSGQCTYTMLAHPAAIASLSLSPDGRELVSAGHDASLRFWNLEKRSCTQEITSHRLMRGEGVCSVIWSRDGRWVVGGGGDGVVKVFSR, from the exons ATGGCTTGGCAATCTCCCTCCGCCATgtctgggggtggagggttcGTCGGCCCTGGCGGTGATGCGAACGGCGGACTTCAGGGGACGGAGTACACACTGCAAG GTGTCATGCGCTTCCTCCAGACAGAATGGCACCGACACGAGCGGGATCGCAACGCCTGGGAGATTGAGCGCGCAGAGATGAAGTCTCGGATAGGAAAACTCGAGGGCGATGTGCGAACTAGCAAGCGAATGCACGAGTCACTGGGGAAGCACGTTCGGCTTCTGGAAGCTGCATTGAAGAAGGAACGCGAGAAGGTCAAAAAGCTTACAAACAACGAGGCTGTGGAGGACCTCCGGGACCCAAAGGAAATTGCTCGAGAGAGCATTAACTCCCTAAAAT CTCAACGACCGAAATTGGAGGGCGACTCGGGAGATCTCGACCCCAACGCTGAAAATCAACACGAATACCGACAAGAGAACGAACGCGACAAGTCACGACTGTACCTATCCAAGTGCTCGCAGGAAATTGCGTATCATGTTATTCCCTCCGCGCATCCGCCCCCCGATCTCGGCGAGCTCGAGCTCTCAAACCATGTTTATGGGAACCAACAGCTCTCCCAACAAAGCATAGAGGAGGTGTATCTCCAGCAACAACGGCAAAAACAGCAGGCAAACAATCTTATGGCACGCGAGGCCCCCATGCAAAACCATCAGCCTCTTGTTAGACAGTACCCGGAGAACATGGGACTATCTCGTGCACCGAGCCAGTACAGCCTCCCAGCCACCTCGAGAGACGTTGTCGATAGGCGGGTTATGGAGCAGCAACCAATACAGATGACAGCTATGGATGACAGCAAACAGACTCTGGAGAACTCTGTCCGAGAACATGCGGGGCCAGAAAGGCAGTACGATGGGTATGGGCCGCAAGTCTTAGCAGAGGATGCTTCACGACCGCAACAAACCGACGAAGCCGATAACAGTGGCGATGCCGATGGCTGGAACTTTGATGAACCCACCGACCAAGTAGCACCACCTGAATCCCTACCGCCCCAAAGACCCGACGTTGATGCATTTCCCAATGCGAACTTTGTCCGACAGAAGTCACCCGCAAGGACCGGGTCGCTCTCTCATAGAAGAAAAAGCTCTGGTGCTCGCCGGAAAAGTGAGGGTTCCGTTGATCTAGGTACCGCAGCTGGCCCGAAGCAGGACTCTAACTTTAAAGTTCGGTTCGCCCTACGAGGACACCTTGATGTTGTGCGGTCAGTGATCTTTACTGGTGGCGGTAGCCCGTCAGAACCGGAGATATGCACTTGCAGTGATGATGGCACGATCAAAAGGTGGATAATTCCAGCAAGCTACGGAGCCTTTGGCCATGCAGCAAATGCTAGTAGTGACTTGGATATCACGAGCTACTTTACACACCGAGGACACGTTGGTGCTGTGACTTCTTTGGCTGCATGCTCGCCGTCCCAGAACTTTTCGAACGGCGGTCGCACAATCGGAGACGGTTGGGTATTCTCTGGTGGACAGGATGCCAGCGTACGTGTTTGGGAACGGGGCAGGATTGATCCCAAGGCTACTTTGGATGGCCACTCCAATGCTGTCTGGGGTCTTTGTGTTCTTCCTGGGACAGCAGGGTCTATATTTGGCGACTCCTCTAGTCACTACGGCGGGCCGGACCGAGTCATTCTCGCCTCAGGCTCTTCAGACGGCAAAATAGTTATATGGGCGGTTAGTGCGCCGCCTCAATCATCGTCACCGCAAGCCGGAAATCGGCGAGCTGGAGGCAGCAGACGTGCCAATTCAATTTCCTCCGGGTCAAACTTCCCGTCGTCGCCACAGCCCAGCACGGCTACAACGACACCGTTCCATTACACCATGGTCCGACAGATTGTCCGAACGGAATCACCTTCGCCGACATGTATTAGCCCATTATCTCTTGCTGGTATCAATTTCGTGGTGTCCTATACGGACGCGTCGATTCTTGTGTACGATACTAGAACGGGTGAAGAGATCGTGGGCATGGCCAGCCTCGAGACGTATGATGGGACTCCATCGACGGGCGTTAATTCCGTTGTTGCGACCACCGTTGGTTTCGATGGGTCGGCGGGTCTTGATCCTAGCCGCACGCTggctgatgaagaagttgtcCACGGTGCCACTGGCTCAAGTGCCGTGGAGGGTGTTGTGATCAGTGGCTACGAAGATAGATATATTCGCTTCTTTGATGCCAATAGCG GACAATGTACCTACACAATGCTAGCACACCCTGCCGCCATTGCTTcgctttctctctctcctgaTGGCCGCGAGCTCGTGTCTGCCGGCCATGACGCTAGTTTACGGTTCTGGAATCTCGAAAAACGAAGTTGCACCCAAGAAATTACCAGCCACCGTCTGATGCGCGGCGAAGGTGTCTGTTCCGTCATCTGGAGTCGCGATGGCCGATGGGTCGtcggtggcggcggcgatggGGTCGTCAAGGTGTTCTCCAGATAA